A window from Telopea speciosissima isolate NSW1024214 ecotype Mountain lineage chromosome 8, Tspe_v1, whole genome shotgun sequence encodes these proteins:
- the LOC122672844 gene encoding WAT1-related protein At1g09380-like, which produces MSKTFAAPYSSTTLLCFMASIQCGVIGICVEHNISRWPLKSHIRLITALCSGAMGSLAICIMSWCIEKRGPLYVSMFNPLVLVIVAVMGWEILNEKLYMGSALGSALIVVGLYVVLWGKEKEMDQISIDNGLR; this is translated from the exons ATGAGCAAGACATTTGCAGCTCCTTACTCAAGCACAACCTTACTATGTTTCATGGCTAGCATTCAATGTGGAGTCATTGGAATATGCGTCGAGCACAATATCTCAAGATGGCCTTTAAAGTCTCACATTAGACTCATCACAGCTTTATGCTCT GGAGCTATGGGATCACTAGCGATTTGCATCATGTCATGGTGTATAGAGAAGAGAGGTCCTCTTTATGTTTCCATGTTCAACCCACTAGTGCTCGTCATTGTAGCTGTAATGGGTTGGGAAATACTCAATGAGAAATTATATATGGGAAG TGCTTTGGGGTCAGCATTGATAGTGGTGGGACTCTACGTTGTTCTATGGGGcaaggagaaagagatggatCAGATAAGCATAGACAATGGGTTGAGATAA
- the LOC122670670 gene encoding uncharacterized protein At5g39865-like, which yields MWPPWRKSPGRSPTHNKSLFSCSSFKDIQNLCKEDLEPIPPKKSNIFQRVRIANAVLRTFSRPVLPKSLPPPPPPDLGTPISISLPGAEKRIVVYYTSLRVVRKTFEDCKTVQSILKGFRVSIDERDLSMDAGLLEELKAILGSKELTLPRVFIGGRYVGGAEEIRQLHETGELKRFVEGFPAAEPGVCDECGGHRFVLCEKCNGSHKCYMGKGVFKICPTCNVNGLIRCPSCYSTLGVAIPNLK from the coding sequence ATGTGGCCACCATGGAGAAAATCACCAGGTCGAAGTCCAACACACAACAAATCTCTTTTCTCCTGTTCTTCATTCAAAGACATTCAGAATCTATGCAAAGAAGATTTGGAACCAATTCCCCCTAAGAAATCCAACATCTTCCAACGCGTTCGCATCGCCAACGCAGTACTCCGTACCTTCTCCCGTCCTGTTCTTCCCAAATCACTCCCTCCACCGCCTCCACCAGATCTTGGGACGccaatctcaatctctctcccaGGCGCCGAAAAGCGCATCGTCGTCTACTACACCAGCCTCCGCGTGGTCCGAAAAACCTTCGAAGACTGCAAAACTGTTCAATCGATCTTAAAAGGGTTCAGAGTCTCCATAGACGAGAGAGATCTATCAATGGACGCTGGTTTATTAGAAGAGCTAAAGGCGATCTTAGGTAGTAAAGAGCTGacgttgcctagggttttcaTCGGCGGCAGATACGTCGGTGGAGCTGAAGAGATCCGACAACTTCACGAGACCGGAGAGCTGAAGAGGTTCGTAGAAGGTTTTCCGGCGGCGGAGCCAGGTGTTTGCGACGAATGTGGAGGGCATCGCTTCGTGTTGTGTGAAAAGTGCAACGGCAGCCATAAATGTTACATGGGAAAAGGTGTGTTCAAGATTTGCCCAACTTGCAATGTGAACGGTCTGATCAGGTGCCCTTCTTGTTATTCAACTCTAGGCGTAGCTATACCCAATCTCAAATAG